A window from Pyrococcus yayanosii CH1 encodes these proteins:
- a CDS encoding helix-turn-helix domain-containing protein: MEFAKLPRSAREVLQVLDRPRSSREIAQLTNLSERTVRHALKILKGSGLVREVFLLGDTRRRVYVRALHSADMPSAS, encoded by the coding sequence ATGGAGTTTGCCAAGCTCCCACGGTCAGCCAGAGAGGTTCTTCAGGTCCTTGATAGGCCCAGGTCTTCTAGAGAGATAGCTCAGCTGACAAACCTCTCCGAGAGAACCGTCAGACATGCTCTAAAGATTCTGAAAGGCTCTGGGCTCGTCAGGGAGGTCTTTCTGCTCGGAGACACGAGGAGAAGGGTTTACGTGAGAGCTCTTCATTCCGCAGATATGCCCTCTGCCTCATAG
- a CDS encoding soluble NSF attachment family protein: protein MEGLDVNLLMADPEELEKVGYKKLSEGKIKEAVKLLLRAAKGYEDRGYVIKAATIYKDLGLILKERLGLEERARPLMLKAAYLYLRLIEEEIDRPEVNLERLGDFCLNVIEAFTFLKEEESLKKYTFEFAQMYEDLGASYVEAGDFDSAIAAYESAYRYYELINDQDHMKEVASKLVDIYGRIAEDALSEGNHEAAAEAFQKVANYIKSIFGYDERFRELVETAGQHYEKASKLAYAEGDLDGMTTLLLKAQYAYLLAGNLNRANLIGINLIKMLNQIIGDYRSQGKFELVGEKLMQLAEALVALGKLEDGLRIYRQALEESGGRVDFRARIRMSIIRYFAAKNYDLRLLKALDAIDFLVRHAKFIEAIETAEKVIKSKEEGDKILQAIYEAEGISAE from the coding sequence GTGGAGGGGTTGGACGTAAATCTCCTCATGGCAGACCCGGAGGAACTTGAGAAGGTTGGATACAAGAAGCTTAGCGAGGGTAAAATCAAAGAGGCTGTGAAGCTTTTGCTGAGAGCTGCGAAGGGTTATGAGGACAGAGGATATGTGATAAAGGCGGCGACCATATATAAGGACCTTGGCCTCATACTCAAGGAGAGGCTCGGGCTTGAGGAGAGGGCAAGACCCCTCATGCTGAAGGCGGCATACCTGTATCTTCGCCTGATTGAGGAGGAAATTGACAGGCCAGAAGTCAATTTGGAAAGGCTGGGGGACTTCTGCCTGAACGTCATAGAGGCCTTCACATTTCTTAAGGAAGAGGAGAGCCTGAAAAAGTACACATTTGAATTCGCCCAGATGTACGAAGACCTCGGAGCGAGCTACGTGGAGGCCGGCGACTTTGACTCAGCGATAGCCGCATACGAGTCCGCCTACCGGTATTACGAGCTGATAAACGACCAAGATCACATGAAGGAGGTCGCTAGCAAACTCGTTGATATATACGGAAGGATAGCCGAGGATGCCCTTTCGGAAGGAAATCACGAGGCGGCCGCAGAGGCCTTCCAAAAGGTTGCTAACTACATAAAGAGCATATTTGGCTACGACGAGAGATTCAGGGAGCTCGTGGAGACGGCAGGCCAGCACTACGAAAAGGCTAGCAAGCTCGCCTACGCGGAGGGAGACCTAGATGGGATGACGACCCTCCTCCTGAAGGCCCAGTATGCCTACCTACTAGCCGGAAACTTGAATAGGGCAAACCTCATAGGGATAAACCTCATAAAGATGCTTAATCAAATCATTGGAGACTACAGAAGCCAGGGCAAGTTTGAGCTCGTGGGGGAGAAGTTAATGCAGCTCGCTGAAGCCTTAGTAGCCCTGGGCAAGCTTGAGGATGGTTTGAGGATCTACAGACAGGCTCTAGAGGAGAGCGGCGGAAGGGTTGACTTCAGGGCCAGGATAAGAATGAGCATAATCCGATACTTCGCAGCAAAGAACTATGATCTCCGCCTTTTGAAGGCCCTTGACGCCATAGACTTTCTAGTAAGGCATGCGAAGTTCATTGAAGCCATCGAGACCGCCGAAAAAGTTATCAAAAGCAAAGAAGAGGGAGATAAAATTCTCCAGGCAATCTATGAGGCAGAGGGCATATCTGCGGAATGA
- a CDS encoding Ribonuclease P protein component 3, with amino-acid sequence MKMVEMDVRSEDAYELARKWFDEVVFTMELSLKEEPDIGELKERVRELRGEYGKIALLVITERPSLIKTLRQRIGKVLLYVQGGNLRVVRYAIETGVDAIIGPWLGRRDPGFDHVLARLAAKKGVAVGFPMGPLLRASPYERATMLKFMARVWRLVDKYGVPRFLTSSAGNRWEVRGPRELMSLGIALGMDPAQAKASLSFYPLSLLERLK; translated from the coding sequence ATGAAGATGGTTGAAATGGACGTGAGAAGCGAGGATGCCTACGAGCTCGCGAGGAAGTGGTTCGACGAGGTAGTCTTCACGATGGAGCTCTCCCTGAAGGAAGAGCCAGACATTGGCGAGCTGAAAGAAAGGGTTAGAGAGCTCAGGGGGGAATACGGGAAGATTGCTCTTCTTGTAATCACCGAAAGGCCATCCCTGATAAAAACGCTCAGACAACGGATAGGAAAGGTTCTCCTTTACGTTCAAGGGGGCAACCTCCGGGTGGTCAGATATGCCATCGAGACTGGGGTGGACGCCATCATAGGACCCTGGCTGGGGAGAAGAGATCCGGGCTTCGACCACGTCCTCGCGCGGCTGGCGGCCAAGAAAGGTGTTGCGGTGGGCTTTCCCATGGGGCCCCTCCTGAGGGCTTCCCCATACGAGAGAGCCACGATGCTCAAATTTATGGCCCGAGTCTGGAGACTCGTGGACAAGTACGGTGTCCCACGCTTCCTCACGAGCTCCGCCGGGAACAGATGGGAGGTGAGAGGACCCCGGGAGCTTATGAGCCTTGGCATCGCCCTTGGCATGGATCCGGCGCAGGCAAAGGCCTCCCTATCATTTTACCCCCTCAGCCTCCTGGAAAGGCTTAAATAA
- a CDS encoding RNA-binding protein, with amino-acid sequence MVKRLQAHSVKIRTFIHATEDPEKVLEALETLFPDDVSPKDVEFEVIETEGYFGNPILVVDAELRRSKNVRKFLENLKKLLSEEDKAYLVEHAEEKVDETGTFYIRFDKQKAYLGEVKVTEGEDVIHVRIKVKAFPMKKESVVKAVREWLSDEDG; translated from the coding sequence ATGGTTAAGAGGCTCCAAGCTCATAGTGTGAAGATCAGGACGTTCATCCACGCCACCGAGGATCCGGAAAAAGTGCTCGAGGCACTTGAGACGCTGTTTCCCGATGATGTATCACCAAAGGATGTAGAGTTCGAAGTAATAGAGACGGAGGGTTACTTTGGGAACCCCATCCTTGTTGTGGACGCGGAGCTCAGGAGGAGCAAGAACGTTAGAAAGTTCCTCGAGAATCTCAAGAAGCTTCTGAGCGAAGAGGACAAGGCCTATCTGGTAGAGCACGCTGAGGAGAAGGTCGATGAGACAGGCACCTTCTACATCCGCTTCGACAAGCAAAAGGCCTACCTGGGCGAGGTGAAGGTCACGGAAGGAGAAGACGTTATTCACGTGAGGATAAAGGTGAAGGCGTTCCCTATGAAGAAGGAAAGTGTTGTCAAGGCCGTTCGGGAGTGGCTCTCTGATGAAGATGGTTGA
- a CDS encoding tRNA (N(6)-L-threonylcarbamoyladenosine(37)-C(2))-methylthiotransferase, which translates to MAKVHIENYGCARNRADGEFMAGILMLAGHEIVDTIEEAEYVVVNTCAVKDPTEVKMARRIRELLDAGKKVIVTGCLPHVNPSVIDERASAVLGVKSIDRIAYAIETAERGEKIISVPDWRKRNLDKLTLPRLPTSGISFVVPIAEGCLNACTYCATRLARGVLKSYRPELIVNWVKWAIERGYREIWLSAEDTGCYGFDIGTNLAELLDEITAIDGEFRIRVGMMNPNHVIKFLDELIEAYQDEKIYKFLHLPVQSGDNEILRRMGRTYTVEEFEEIVAEFRRAFPDLNLHTDVIVGFPGEDEEAFQRTVALIERIRPDKVNVSRYSPRPGTVAAKWKQLPGWIIKERSRLLHHLRLRISYEINMEYIGKRLKVLVHGPGKKGNIDAVTMNYKHIILPSGDAGEFADVEVKGATATYLLGERLHEDF; encoded by the coding sequence ATGGCCAAGGTACACATAGAGAACTATGGATGTGCCAGGAACAGGGCAGATGGGGAATTCATGGCTGGAATACTAATGCTCGCAGGACACGAGATAGTGGATACTATCGAGGAGGCTGAGTACGTCGTCGTGAACACTTGCGCCGTCAAGGATCCAACGGAAGTAAAGATGGCCCGCAGGATTAGGGAGCTCCTCGACGCCGGAAAGAAGGTAATAGTGACCGGGTGCCTGCCCCATGTAAACCCCTCCGTCATAGACGAAAGGGCATCTGCCGTTCTCGGAGTCAAAAGCATAGACAGGATAGCCTATGCAATTGAGACGGCAGAGAGGGGGGAGAAGATCATAAGCGTGCCTGACTGGAGGAAGAGAAACCTAGACAAGCTTACCCTTCCCCGGCTCCCTACCTCCGGCATCAGCTTCGTGGTGCCCATAGCCGAAGGATGCCTAAACGCCTGCACCTACTGTGCCACACGTCTCGCCCGCGGCGTTCTCAAGAGCTACAGGCCGGAGCTCATCGTGAATTGGGTCAAGTGGGCCATCGAGAGGGGCTACAGGGAGATATGGTTGTCTGCGGAGGACACCGGGTGCTACGGCTTCGACATAGGCACGAACCTCGCGGAGCTCCTAGACGAGATAACGGCCATAGATGGGGAGTTCAGAATTAGAGTTGGCATGATGAACCCCAACCACGTCATCAAGTTTCTCGATGAGCTCATCGAGGCATATCAGGACGAGAAAATCTACAAATTCCTGCATCTCCCCGTCCAGAGCGGCGACAACGAGATACTCAGACGCATGGGCCGAACCTACACCGTCGAGGAGTTCGAGGAGATAGTTGCTGAGTTCAGGAGGGCCTTCCCTGACCTCAACCTCCACACGGACGTCATAGTGGGATTCCCTGGCGAGGACGAGGAGGCGTTCCAGCGAACCGTGGCCCTAATAGAGAGGATTAGGCCTGACAAGGTTAACGTCTCCCGCTACTCGCCGAGACCCGGGACCGTGGCCGCCAAGTGGAAACAACTACCAGGCTGGATCATTAAAGAGCGCTCCCGCCTTCTCCACCACCTCCGCCTGAGGATAAGCTACGAGATCAACATGGAGTACATCGGGAAAAGACTCAAAGTGCTCGTTCACGGGCCAGGGAAGAAGGGCAACATAGACGCCGTTACGATGAACTACAAGCACATAATCCTGCCGTCAGGGGACGCAGGCGAATTTGCAGACGTAGAGGTCAAGGGGGCAACGGCGACGTATCTCCTTGGCGAACGACTTCACGAAGATTTTTAA
- a CDS encoding sulfide/dihydroorotate dehydrogenase-like FAD/NAD-binding protein codes for MYKILEKREIAMRNTWYKIHAPHVAKKVQAGQFVIVRAFENGERIPLTPVMWDRDEGWIVLIVFTRGKTTMRMAMEMKEGDYLPDVVGPLGNPAPMERFGKVLAIGAYTGIVEVYPIARAWQKIGNDVTTLHVTFEPMIILKDHLERAVSRHIVEPVPLDPNLDLKENMRNVTKRLTEKVREMLEKEDYDLVFMVGPVGDQKAVFGIVKEFGIPMRVDLHPIMVDGSGMCGACRVTVGGQIKFACVDGPEFDAYQVDWDELIHRVGFYADMERKAMELYMAGLMSRGVV; via the coding sequence GTGTACAAGATCCTCGAGAAACGGGAAATCGCTATGAGGAACACATGGTACAAGATCCATGCACCTCACGTGGCCAAAAAAGTTCAAGCCGGCCAGTTCGTCATTGTAAGGGCTTTCGAGAATGGGGAAAGAATCCCGTTAACTCCAGTCATGTGGGACAGGGATGAGGGATGGATAGTCTTGATAGTTTTCACCAGGGGCAAGACAACGATGAGGATGGCTATGGAAATGAAAGAAGGGGACTACCTTCCCGATGTCGTCGGACCCCTAGGAAATCCAGCGCCGATGGAGAGGTTTGGGAAGGTTCTCGCCATAGGGGCCTACACCGGGATAGTCGAGGTCTATCCCATAGCCCGTGCTTGGCAAAAGATAGGCAACGACGTTACGACGCTCCACGTAACCTTCGAGCCAATGATCATCCTCAAGGACCACCTGGAGAGGGCCGTCTCGAGGCACATAGTGGAGCCCGTCCCTCTCGACCCGAACCTTGACCTTAAGGAAAACATGAGGAACGTCACGAAAAGGCTCACCGAGAAGGTCAGGGAGATGCTGGAGAAGGAGGACTACGACCTTGTCTTCATGGTCGGTCCCGTTGGGGACCAGAAGGCTGTCTTTGGAATCGTGAAGGAGTTTGGAATTCCCATGCGTGTTGATCTCCATCCGATAATGGTTGATGGTAGTGGTATGTGTGGTGCTTGTCGTGTTACCGTGGGGGGTCAGATCAAGTTCGCCTGCGTGGACGGACCAGAATTCGATGCCTATCAGGTTGATTGGGATGAACTCATCCACAGGGTAGGGTTCTACGCCGATATGGAGAGGAAGGCAATGGAGCTTTACATGGCGGGGCTTATGTCTAGGGGGGTGGTCTAA
- the gltA gene encoding NADPH-dependent glutamate synthase: protein MPKLIRGRVPTPERSVEERVRDFNEVNLGYTFELALKEAERCLQCPKEYAPCIKGCPVQIDIPGFIRALRVNKENPRKAVKEALGIIRANNALPAITGRVCPQEEQCEGVCVVGKVGDPINIGKLERFVADYAREHGIEDELLMEVVPNIRGNGKKVAVVGAGPAGLTCAAELAKMGYEVTIFEALHEPGGVLTYGIPEFRLPKEIVKKELEKVKKLGVKIETNVLVGKTITFEELREEFDAIFIGTGAGTPRIYPWPGVNLNGIYSANEFLTRINLMKAYKFPEYDTPIKVGRRVAVIGGGNTAMDAARSALRPGAEVWVLYRRTRKEMTAREEEIKHAEEEGVKFMFLVSPKRFIGDENGNLKAIELEKMELGEPDETGRRKPVPTGETFIAEFDTAIIAIGQTPNRTFLETVPNLKVDEKGRIVVDDNLMTSIPGVFAGGDAIRGEATVILAMGDGKKAAKTIHKYLSS, encoded by the coding sequence TTGCCGAAGCTCATTAGGGGGAGGGTTCCTACTCCTGAGAGGTCTGTTGAGGAGAGGGTTAGGGATTTTAATGAGGTTAATCTTGGTTATACCTTCGAGCTTGCTCTCAAAGAGGCTGAGAGATGCTTACAATGCCCAAAAGAATATGCGCCGTGCATAAAAGGATGCCCAGTTCAAATAGACATACCTGGCTTTATTAGGGCGTTGAGGGTGAACAAGGAGAACCCGCGCAAGGCTGTGAAGGAAGCTTTGGGGATAATCCGGGCTAACAACGCTTTGCCCGCAATTACTGGGAGGGTTTGTCCGCAAGAGGAGCAGTGTGAGGGCGTGTGTGTAGTGGGTAAGGTTGGGGATCCAATAAACATTGGAAAGCTGGAGCGTTTCGTTGCGGACTACGCGAGGGAGCATGGAATAGAGGATGAACTGCTCATGGAGGTCGTCCCGAATATAAGGGGGAATGGGAAGAAAGTTGCGGTTGTTGGTGCTGGGCCTGCAGGCTTAACTTGCGCCGCTGAACTCGCCAAAATGGGCTACGAAGTTACAATCTTCGAAGCCCTCCACGAACCCGGAGGCGTCCTAACTTACGGCATACCAGAATTCAGACTACCAAAAGAGATCGTAAAAAAAGAACTCGAGAAGGTAAAGAAGCTTGGGGTGAAGATAGAGACGAACGTCCTCGTGGGCAAGACGATAACCTTCGAGGAGCTCCGCGAGGAGTTCGATGCAATATTCATAGGGACGGGTGCCGGAACACCGCGCATTTACCCCTGGCCGGGCGTCAACCTCAACGGCATCTATTCGGCCAACGAGTTTTTAACTAGGATTAATCTTATGAAGGCTTACAAGTTCCCCGAGTATGACACGCCCATAAAGGTTGGGAGGAGGGTGGCCGTCATAGGTGGTGGCAATACAGCCATGGATGCCGCCCGCTCCGCCCTCAGGCCTGGAGCTGAAGTCTGGGTACTCTACCGCAGGACGAGGAAGGAGATGACGGCTCGCGAGGAAGAGATAAAGCACGCCGAGGAGGAGGGCGTTAAGTTCATGTTCCTCGTCTCGCCCAAGCGCTTCATAGGGGACGAGAATGGGAATCTCAAGGCAATAGAGCTGGAAAAGATGGAGCTTGGTGAACCGGACGAAACGGGGAGGAGGAAGCCGGTCCCGACGGGCGAGACCTTCATCGCGGAGTTCGACACAGCCATAATAGCAATCGGCCAAACGCCCAACAGGACGTTCCTCGAGACGGTTCCGAACCTGAAGGTTGATGAAAAGGGCAGGATAGTGGTGGATGATAATCTCATGACGAGTATTCCGGGCGTTTTTGCGGGTGGCGACGCTATTAGAGGAGAAGCGACAGTAATTCTGGCAATGGGCGATGGTAAAAAAGCCGCAAAAACCATCCACAAATATCTTTCTTCCTGA
- a CDS encoding ABC transporter ATP-binding protein, with the protein MRLEIKNLSVGYTDPILKGITIVVERGEGINFYGPNGIGKTTLLKTISTYLKPLRGEILYDGIPIEKVKGKIFFLPEEIHVPIKVRAEEYLKAITSLYGANVDKDGITRALESVGVLNPKRKLGELSQGTIRRVQLASTLLVNAEIIRS; encoded by the coding sequence ATGAGGCTTGAAATAAAAAATTTAAGCGTCGGCTATACTGACCCGATTCTTAAAGGAATAACAATTGTTGTAGAAAGAGGAGAGGGTATAAATTTCTATGGTCCAAATGGGATAGGAAAGACTACGCTCTTAAAAACTATCTCGACGTATCTAAAACCTCTTAGGGGGGAAATATTATATGATGGAATTCCCATAGAGAAAGTTAAAGGCAAAATATTTTTCCTTCCTGAAGAAATCCATGTTCCCATCAAGGTAAGAGCGGAGGAGTACTTGAAAGCCATCACAAGTCTTTATGGAGCGAATGTTGATAAAGATGGAATAACAAGAGCACTTGAATCTGTTGGAGTCCTAAACCCAAAAAGAAAGCTTGGAGAACTCTCCCAGGGAACTATAAGAAGGGTTCAACTGGCTTCGACTCTGCTAGTTAATGCTGAGATAATACGTTCTTGA
- the hydA gene encoding NADPH-dependent hydrogenase/sulfhydrogenase 1 subunit alpha — MKNLYLPITVDHIARVEGKGGVEIVIGDEGVKEVKLNIIEGPRFFEAITIGKKLEEALAVYPRICSFCSAAHKLTALEAAEKAVGFKPREEIQALREILYIGDMIESHALHLYLLVLPDYLGYSSPLNMVEKYKKEIEIALKLKNLGSWIMDVLGSRAIHQENAILGGFGKLPDKSTLENMKRKLKEALPLAEYTFELFAKLEQYSEVEGPITHMAVKPRNGVYGIYGDTISVSDGFEFPVEEYKKHIVERVVEHSFAKHSLYNGESPFMVGAISRIVNNVDLLYGRAKELYEAHRELLRSTNPFANNLAQALELVYFTERAIDLVDEVLVKWPVRPRDEVEIRNGFGVSITEAPRGLLVYALKVEDGRIAYADIITPTAMNLAMMEVHVRMMAEKHYRDDPERLKFLAEMVVRAYDPCISCSVHVVRL; from the coding sequence ATGAAGAACCTCTATCTCCCGATTACCGTCGATCACATCGCACGCGTGGAAGGTAAGGGTGGCGTCGAGATAGTGATAGGAGACGAGGGTGTCAAGGAAGTCAAGCTTAACATCATCGAGGGGCCGCGCTTCTTTGAGGCGATAACGATAGGTAAGAAGCTCGAAGAGGCTTTGGCTGTCTATCCTAGGATATGCTCCTTCTGCTCCGCCGCTCACAAACTCACTGCCCTTGAAGCGGCCGAGAAAGCAGTGGGATTCAAGCCGAGGGAGGAGATTCAGGCCCTTAGGGAGATTCTCTACATTGGCGACATGATAGAGAGCCATGCCCTTCACCTCTACCTTCTCGTCCTGCCAGATTACCTCGGCTACTCAAGCCCGCTCAATATGGTGGAGAAGTACAAGAAAGAAATCGAAATAGCACTCAAGCTCAAGAACCTTGGCTCTTGGATAATGGACGTCCTGGGGAGCAGAGCCATCCACCAGGAGAACGCCATCCTGGGTGGCTTCGGCAAGCTCCCGGACAAGAGCACGCTTGAGAATATGAAGAGGAAGCTGAAGGAGGCCCTGCCTCTGGCGGAATACACCTTCGAGCTGTTCGCCAAGCTGGAGCAGTATAGCGAGGTCGAAGGCCCGATAACTCACATGGCCGTCAAGCCGAGAAACGGGGTTTACGGAATTTACGGCGACACCATAAGCGTCAGCGACGGCTTCGAGTTCCCGGTAGAAGAGTACAAGAAGCACATTGTTGAGCGCGTTGTGGAGCACAGCTTCGCTAAGCACAGCTTATACAACGGCGAGAGCCCCTTCATGGTGGGCGCAATATCGAGGATTGTCAACAACGTCGACCTGCTCTATGGAAGGGCCAAGGAGCTCTACGAGGCCCACAGAGAGCTGCTCAGATCAACCAACCCCTTCGCCAACAACCTCGCCCAGGCCCTTGAGCTTGTGTACTTCACGGAGAGGGCCATTGACCTCGTTGACGAGGTCCTCGTCAAGTGGCCGGTAAGACCGAGGGACGAGGTGGAAATAAGGAACGGCTTCGGCGTCAGCATAACCGAGGCTCCGAGGGGCCTCCTCGTCTACGCCCTGAAGGTGGAAGACGGCAGGATTGCCTACGCGGACATAATAACGCCAACAGCTATGAACCTGGCGATGATGGAGGTCCACGTCAGGATGATGGCGGAGAAACATTACAGAGATGACCCAGAGAGGCTGAAATTCCTGGCGGAGATGGTCGTGAGAGCTTACGATCCATGCATCTCTTGTTCAGTTCATGTGGTCAGGCTTTAG
- the hydD gene encoding NADPH-dependent hydrogenase/sulfhydrogenase 1 subunit delta, producing MEEKIRIGFYALTSCYGCQLQFAMMDEILHLLLNAEIVCWYMLDRDSAEDEPVDIAFIEGSVSTEEEVELVKKIRENAKIVVAVGACAIQGGVQSWANDKSLEELWKTVYGDAKVKFKPKMAEPVEKYIKVDYKLYGCPPEKKDFLYALGTFLIGSWPEDIDYPVCLECRLRGNPCVLLERGEPCLGPITRAGCNARCPAYSIACVGCRGAIGYDVAWFDSLARVFKEKGLTKEEILRRMKIFNAHNPKLEEIVNKVFEGVKE from the coding sequence ATGGAGGAGAAGATACGCATAGGGTTTTACGCTCTAACATCATGCTACGGCTGTCAGCTCCAGTTCGCGATGATGGACGAGATACTCCATCTCCTTCTGAACGCTGAAATCGTGTGCTGGTACATGCTCGACAGAGACAGCGCCGAGGACGAGCCCGTTGACATAGCCTTCATAGAAGGGAGCGTCTCGACGGAGGAAGAGGTCGAGCTCGTGAAGAAGATACGCGAGAACGCTAAGATAGTGGTGGCCGTTGGGGCCTGCGCCATTCAGGGCGGTGTTCAGAGCTGGGCCAACGACAAGAGCCTTGAGGAGCTCTGGAAGACGGTTTACGGCGATGCAAAGGTAAAGTTCAAACCGAAGATGGCTGAGCCTGTGGAGAAGTACATAAAGGTCGACTACAAGCTCTATGGGTGCCCACCGGAGAAGAAGGACTTCCTCTACGCCCTCGGCACGTTCCTCATCGGCTCGTGGCCGGAGGACATAGACTACCCGGTCTGCCTCGAGTGCCGCCTCAGGGGCAACCCCTGCGTGCTCCTCGAGAGGGGCGAGCCTTGCCTCGGCCCGATAACAAGGGCAGGCTGTAACGCAAGGTGCCCGGCTTATAGTATTGCCTGCGTTGGCTGTAGAGGTGCCATTGGCTACGACGTTGCCTGGTTCGACTCGCTCGCGAGGGTATTCAAGGAGAAGGGACTTACCAAGGAAGAAATACTTAGGCGCATGAAGATATTCAACGCCCACAACCCGAAGCTGGAGGAGATTGTTAACAAGGTCTTTGAGGGGGTGAAAGAATGA